Proteins encoded together in one Vigna angularis cultivar LongXiaoDou No.4 chromosome 5, ASM1680809v1, whole genome shotgun sequence window:
- the LOC108339297 gene encoding uncharacterized protein LOC108339297 isoform X2, with product MSEKDLGWDFHLRKLSVSGRDSNTANDPASDPSLLPSVKKLHALCKTENSEDLVARVYTSVNKIFQRAAASLSQSRTSNGLLLLAILQFYLDFGEIVLHDADPSLRTFFRSCLSREFADPVVAEATLEFLINNKKKLLTSFPNLLPQFFPLLLKLIAWNGERLEKLFLNAFPALISPGSFLPLFPSLVDLPILVVALEKVEKSSGPLIGSSIASIQKNTAPKMLLALMDEAYTGSTIEDGVGDSEYEDNSAIDVADPLFLELLKDENDGIAERPWSSPVMTAILQTSVNSPYSDKLKAVLSLTPRLLDVYFSIALQTVNNSLICALIPLLMSRYATIFPDKIFSYEVRKRLLEFMLSTFQCSPNFIALLKKPIMDRLGEAYDSPVKTELALQLCWAIGEHGGGGGSHKDEARELFESLELLLYENLSSSRVGMTQEVSLDKDTYRRSSQSRLLCFVVTAIAKLATHHRELIPRARVSLGKVWCRSCRTKNNRWLGLEFLMLEYGGVHAISWV from the exons ATGTCAGAGAAGGACTTAGGTTGGGATTTTCACCTCCGGAAGCTCTCTGTCAGTGGCAGAGACTCTAACACCGCCAACGATCCCGCTTCTGATCCTTCCCTTCTTCCTTCC GTGAAAAAGCTTCATGCTTTATGCAAGACCGAGAATTCCGAGGACTTGGTGGCTAGGGTTTATACCTCCGTTAACAAGATTTTCCAGCGCGCTGCAGCTTCCCTCTCTCAATCTCGAACCTCCAATGGCCTTCTTTtgctt GCAATTCTTCAGTTTTACCTAGACTTTGGGGAGATTGTTCTTCACGATGCTGATCCTAGTCTTAGGACATTTTTTCGGTCGTGCTTGAGCAG GGAGTTTGCTGATCCTGTTGTTGCAGAAGCAACACTTGAATTTCTCATCAACAACAAGAAGAAGCTTCTAACTTCCTTCCCTAACTTATTACCTCAG TTTTTTCCATTGTTATTAAAGTTGATTGCTTGGAATGGTGAAAG ATTAGAGAAACTATTTTTGAATGCCTTCCCAGCCTTGATATCACCTGGGTCATTTCTCCCCTTATTTCCATCTTTAGTAGACTTGCCAA TTTTGGTGGTAGCATTGGAAAAGGTGGAAAAAAGCTCTGGACCCTTAATTGGGAGCAGCATAGCTTCTATTCAGAAAAATACTGCCCCTAAG ATGCTACTTGCTCTTATGGACGAGGCATATACTGGTTCAACTATAGAAGATGGCGTAGGAGATTCTGAATATGAGGATAATAGTGCAATTGATGTCGCTGATCCATTGTTCCTTGAACTTTTGAAGGATGAAAATGATGGTATCGCt GAACGTCCCTGGTCATCTCCAGTGATGACTGCAATATTACAGACTTCAGTCAATAGTCCTTACTCTGATAAGCTGAAAGCAGTACTTAGCTTGACTCCACGTCTTCTTGATGTGTACTTCTCCATAGCATTGCAAACTGTCAATaatt cTCTGATTTGTGCATTGATTCCCCTGCTCATGTCGAGATATGCTACAATATTTCCGgacaaaatattttcatatgaG GTCCGCAAGCGACTTTTGGAGTTTATGCTCTCTACATTTCAGTGTTCACCAAACTTCATTGCCCTTTTAAAG AAACCTATAATGGACAGACTTGGAGAAGCATATGACAGCCCAGTCAAG aCAGAATTAGCCTTGCAATTATGTTGGGCCATTGGGGAgcatggtggtggtggtggatcTCACAAAGATGAAGCCCGTGAGCTTTTTGAGAGTCTAGAACTGCTTCTGTATGAAAACCTTTCCTCAAG TCGTGTGGGCATGACACAGGAGGTATCCCTTGATAAGGATACTTACAGAAGGTCATCACAGTCCAGgcttttatgttttgttgtgACAGCCATAGCAAAGCTTGCTACACATCATCGAGAGTTAATACCAAGAGCACGTGTATCCTTGGGCAAGGTATGGTGTCGAAGTTGCAGGACCAAGAATAATAG GTGGCTCGGTCTCGAATTTCTGATGCTAGAGTATGGAGGCGTGCATGCGATTTCCTGGGTTTGA
- the LOC108339297 gene encoding uncharacterized protein LOC108339297 isoform X1 codes for MSEKDLGWDFHLRKLSVSGRDSNTANDPASDPSLLPSVKKLHALCKTENSEDLVARVYTSVNKIFQRAAASLSQSRTSNGLLLLAILQFYLDFGEIVLHDADPSLRTFFRSCLSREFADPVVAEATLEFLINNKKKLLTSFPNLLPQFFPLLLKLIAWNGERLEKLFLNAFPALISPGSFLPLFPSLVDLPILVVALEKVEKSSGPLIGSSIASIQKNTAPKMLLALMDEAYTGSTIEDGVGDSEYEDNSAIDVADPLFLELLKDENDGIAERPWSSPVMTAILQTSVNSPYSDKLKAVLSLTPRLLDVYFSIALQTVNNSLICALIPLLMSRYATIFPDKIFSYEVRKRLLEFMLSTFQCSPNFIALLKKPIMDRLGEAYDSPVKTELALQLCWAIGEHGGGGGSHKDEARELFESLELLLYENLSSSRVGMTQEVSLDKDTYRRSSQSRLLCFVVTAIAKLATHHRELIPRARVSLGKVARSRISDARVWRRACDFLGLMKDPAICSSILGPSRPTQGTAQKVGSINWSEGSKKMIAHIPFYILGEQEGPPFHDFSFSDIIPRR; via the exons ATGTCAGAGAAGGACTTAGGTTGGGATTTTCACCTCCGGAAGCTCTCTGTCAGTGGCAGAGACTCTAACACCGCCAACGATCCCGCTTCTGATCCTTCCCTTCTTCCTTCC GTGAAAAAGCTTCATGCTTTATGCAAGACCGAGAATTCCGAGGACTTGGTGGCTAGGGTTTATACCTCCGTTAACAAGATTTTCCAGCGCGCTGCAGCTTCCCTCTCTCAATCTCGAACCTCCAATGGCCTTCTTTtgctt GCAATTCTTCAGTTTTACCTAGACTTTGGGGAGATTGTTCTTCACGATGCTGATCCTAGTCTTAGGACATTTTTTCGGTCGTGCTTGAGCAG GGAGTTTGCTGATCCTGTTGTTGCAGAAGCAACACTTGAATTTCTCATCAACAACAAGAAGAAGCTTCTAACTTCCTTCCCTAACTTATTACCTCAG TTTTTTCCATTGTTATTAAAGTTGATTGCTTGGAATGGTGAAAG ATTAGAGAAACTATTTTTGAATGCCTTCCCAGCCTTGATATCACCTGGGTCATTTCTCCCCTTATTTCCATCTTTAGTAGACTTGCCAA TTTTGGTGGTAGCATTGGAAAAGGTGGAAAAAAGCTCTGGACCCTTAATTGGGAGCAGCATAGCTTCTATTCAGAAAAATACTGCCCCTAAG ATGCTACTTGCTCTTATGGACGAGGCATATACTGGTTCAACTATAGAAGATGGCGTAGGAGATTCTGAATATGAGGATAATAGTGCAATTGATGTCGCTGATCCATTGTTCCTTGAACTTTTGAAGGATGAAAATGATGGTATCGCt GAACGTCCCTGGTCATCTCCAGTGATGACTGCAATATTACAGACTTCAGTCAATAGTCCTTACTCTGATAAGCTGAAAGCAGTACTTAGCTTGACTCCACGTCTTCTTGATGTGTACTTCTCCATAGCATTGCAAACTGTCAATaatt cTCTGATTTGTGCATTGATTCCCCTGCTCATGTCGAGATATGCTACAATATTTCCGgacaaaatattttcatatgaG GTCCGCAAGCGACTTTTGGAGTTTATGCTCTCTACATTTCAGTGTTCACCAAACTTCATTGCCCTTTTAAAG AAACCTATAATGGACAGACTTGGAGAAGCATATGACAGCCCAGTCAAG aCAGAATTAGCCTTGCAATTATGTTGGGCCATTGGGGAgcatggtggtggtggtggatcTCACAAAGATGAAGCCCGTGAGCTTTTTGAGAGTCTAGAACTGCTTCTGTATGAAAACCTTTCCTCAAG TCGTGTGGGCATGACACAGGAGGTATCCCTTGATAAGGATACTTACAGAAGGTCATCACAGTCCAGgcttttatgttttgttgtgACAGCCATAGCAAAGCTTGCTACACATCATCGAGAGTTAATACCAAGAGCACGTGTATCCTTGGGCAAG GTGGCTCGGTCTCGAATTTCTGATGCTAGAGTATGGAGGCGTGCATGCGATTTCCTGGGTTTGATGAAAGACCCTGCTATATGTTCATCCATATTGGGGCCTTCGCGACCTACACAAGGTACAGCGCAGAAAGTTGGCAGCATAAACTGGAGTGAAGGTTCAAAGAAGATGATTGCACATATTccattttacattctaggggAACAAGAAG GGCCACCTTTTCATGATTTCTCATTTTCAGATATCATTCCCAGAAGATGA